One region of Roseovarius faecimaris genomic DNA includes:
- a CDS encoding ceramidase domain-containing protein: MTGWHSPVDLYCERVAPGFWDEPLNAVTNLAFVLAALWALRTAKQMGRSGLDLSLLMILAACIGIGSFLFHTFANRWSGVADVLPIWTFVLLCIGSGFYRVAGLRPVMSVLSVLGIVALLTVVLMALPGGASPSRFNGSEHYAPALLVMAVFALLSWWRRHPVAHWIVAATLTFTLSLTFRTIDIALCPTLPFGTHFLWHLLNGLMVGLLLQALIRAPEPKRV; encoded by the coding sequence ATGACCGGTTGGCACAGCCCAGTTGACCTTTACTGCGAACGGGTCGCGCCCGGGTTCTGGGACGAGCCGCTGAATGCGGTGACCAACCTCGCCTTTGTGCTGGCCGCCCTCTGGGCGTTGCGGACCGCCAAGCAAATGGGGCGCTCGGGGCTGGACCTGAGCCTGCTGATGATCCTCGCCGCCTGCATCGGCATCGGCTCCTTCCTGTTTCATACCTTCGCAAACCGCTGGAGCGGGGTGGCCGATGTGCTGCCGATCTGGACCTTCGTGCTGCTCTGCATTGGCAGCGGGTTCTATCGCGTGGCGGGTCTGCGCCCGGTCATGAGCGTCTTGTCAGTTCTTGGCATCGTCGCCTTGCTGACCGTGGTCCTCATGGCCCTGCCTGGCGGTGCAAGCCCCAGCCGCTTCAACGGCTCCGAACACTACGCGCCTGCCCTGCTCGTCATGGCCGTTTTCGCTCTGCTGAGCTGGTGGCGGCGGCACCCGGTGGCGCATTGGATCGTGGCCGCCACGCTCACCTTCACACTCTCACTCACTTTCCGCACGATTGACATAGCCCTCTGCCCCACCCTCCCCTTCGGCACGCATTTCCTTTGGCATCTGCTCAATGGCCTGATGGTGGGCCTCCTGCTACAAGCCCTGATCCGCGCGCCTGAGCCAAAGCGCGTTTGA
- a CDS encoding homoserine dehydrogenase, which yields MTTPLRLGIAGLGTVGTGVVKIVRQKANLLAERAGRPVVITAVSARSRDKDRGVNIKDYAWEDDPVALAQRDDVDVFVELMGGSDGPAKAATKAAIAAGKDVVTANKALLAHHGQALAEAAEAAGKVIRFEAAVAGGIPVIKALTEGLAGNEITRVMGVMNGTCNYILTRMQSAGLPYAEVFEEANQLGYLEADPTLDVGGIDAGHKLSLLAAIAFGTQVDFDAVELEGIERITIDDIHQAADMGYRIKLLGVAQQTGRGLEQRMSPCLVPDTSPLGQLEGGTNMCVLEGDAVEQIVLRGPGAGEGPTASAVMGDVMDIARGFRLPTFGQPATSLAKAKSAHSVTPAPYYLRMALEDKPGALAKIATVLGESGVSIDRMRQYQHDGDTAPVLIVTHKVTRADLNQALEAMATLDVMRDPPVALRIETV from the coding sequence ATGACCACCCCCTTGCGCCTTGGCATTGCCGGATTGGGCACCGTCGGCACCGGTGTTGTGAAAATCGTCCGCCAGAAAGCGAACCTTCTGGCCGAACGCGCGGGCCGTCCGGTGGTGATCACCGCGGTGAGCGCCCGCAGCCGCGACAAGGACCGCGGCGTAAATATCAAGGATTACGCCTGGGAAGATGATCCCGTCGCGCTTGCGCAGCGCGACGATGTGGATGTCTTTGTCGAACTGATGGGCGGCAGTGACGGGCCTGCGAAAGCGGCGACCAAAGCCGCGATTGCGGCGGGCAAGGATGTGGTGACCGCCAACAAGGCGCTGCTGGCACATCATGGGCAGGCGCTGGCCGAAGCCGCCGAAGCGGCGGGCAAGGTCATCCGGTTCGAGGCAGCGGTGGCGGGGGGCATCCCTGTGATCAAGGCCCTGACGGAGGGGCTCGCGGGAAATGAGATCACCCGCGTCATGGGCGTCATGAACGGCACCTGCAATTATATCCTGACACGGATGCAATCGGCGGGCCTGCCCTATGCGGAAGTGTTCGAGGAGGCCAATCAGCTTGGCTATCTCGAAGCCGACCCGACGCTGGATGTGGGCGGGATCGACGCCGGGCACAAATTGTCGCTGCTGGCGGCCATCGCCTTTGGCACGCAGGTCGATTTCGACGCGGTCGAGTTGGAAGGCATCGAGCGCATCACCATCGACGACATTCACCAGGCCGCTGATATGGGCTATCGGATCAAGCTTCTGGGCGTCGCACAGCAGACCGGCCGCGGGCTGGAACAGCGCATGTCGCCCTGCCTTGTGCCCGACACAAGCCCCCTGGGTCAGCTGGAAGGCGGGACAAACATGTGCGTGCTCGAAGGCGATGCGGTCGAGCAGATCGTGCTGCGCGGGCCCGGCGCGGGCGAAGGCCCCACCGCCAGCGCGGTGATGGGCGACGTGATGGATATCGCGCGCGGGTTTCGCCTGCCCACCTTCGGCCAGCCTGCGACGAGCCTCGCCAAAGCCAAGTCGGCCCATTCGGTCACGCCTGCGCCTTACTACCTGCGCATGGCGCTGGAGGACAAACCCGGGGCCCTGGCCAAGATCGCCACCGTGCTGGGCGAAAGCGGCGTGTCGATCGACCGGATGCGGCAATATCAGCATGACGGGGATACAGCCCCGGTGCTGATCGTCACGCATAAGGTGACGCGCGCGGATCTCAATCAGGCGCTCGAGGCGATGGCGACACTGGATGTGATGCGTGACCCGCCCGTCGCTCTCAGGATCGAAACCGTCTGA
- the recJ gene encoding single-stranded-DNA-specific exonuclease RecJ, whose protein sequence is MSGNAFLDVERSLTGRRWVGPAPEQDRLAEAMAQQTALPRPLCQTLARLGVAAEEAEAYLAPALRDLLPDPRNLKDMHQAAERFLSAVTQKERIAIFADYDVDGGSSAALLIHWLRQMGLTATLYVPDRIDEGYGPNDEAMADLARAHDLIICVDCGTLSHGPVAAAVGADVIILDHHLGGETLPDALAVVNPNRQDESGDLAHLCAAAVVFLMLVEAGRQLREAGKTGPDLMGLLDLVALATVADVAPLRGVNRAFVRQGLRIMARRERPGLVALSDVGRLDTPPNAYTLGFVFGPRVNAGGRIGQADLGARLLASDSPHEAAAMAERLDQLNSERREIEATVRAAAMAQAETRGLDAPLVWAAGEGWHPGVVGIVASRLKEATNRPAVVIGLDGDEGKGSGRSISGVDLGASVQRLAAEGLLLKGGGHRMAAGLTVARDRLEEAMARLAELLARQGAGDAGPQDMRLDGLLMPGAASVELVEQIEAAGPFGAGAPGPRYAFADMAISFAKRVGESHLKLRFGDGLGPQLNAICFGAYDTPLGAVLEGHGGARFHLAGRIEINSWQGRRSIQLRLEDAAAAA, encoded by the coding sequence GTGAGCGGCAACGCGTTTCTCGATGTTGAACGCTCGCTGACCGGGCGGCGCTGGGTCGGCCCCGCGCCCGAACAGGACCGGCTGGCCGAGGCGATGGCGCAGCAGACCGCCCTGCCCCGCCCGCTCTGTCAGACCTTGGCGCGGCTCGGTGTGGCGGCTGAAGAGGCGGAAGCATATCTTGCGCCTGCGCTGCGGGATCTCTTGCCCGACCCGCGCAATCTCAAGGACATGCATCAGGCCGCCGAGCGGTTTCTGAGCGCCGTGACGCAAAAAGAGCGGATTGCGATCTTTGCCGATTACGATGTGGATGGCGGTAGTTCTGCGGCCCTTCTGATCCACTGGCTGCGGCAGATGGGGCTTACCGCCACGCTCTATGTTCCTGACCGGATTGACGAGGGCTATGGCCCGAATGACGAAGCCATGGCGGATCTGGCGCGTGCGCATGACCTGATCATCTGCGTCGATTGCGGCACGTTGAGCCACGGGCCGGTGGCCGCGGCGGTGGGTGCCGATGTGATCATCCTCGACCACCACCTGGGCGGCGAGACCCTGCCCGACGCGCTGGCGGTGGTGAACCCCAACCGGCAGGATGAAAGCGGCGATCTGGCGCATCTCTGTGCAGCGGCGGTGGTGTTCCTGATGCTGGTCGAGGCGGGGCGGCAATTGCGGGAGGCGGGCAAGACCGGCCCCGATCTGATGGGCCTGCTTGATCTCGTGGCGCTGGCCACGGTGGCGGACGTGGCCCCCCTGCGCGGGGTCAACCGGGCCTTTGTCCGGCAAGGCCTCAGGATCATGGCGCGCCGCGAGAGGCCCGGTCTGGTGGCACTGAGCGATGTGGGGCGGCTCGACACGCCCCCCAACGCCTACACGCTGGGCTTTGTCTTCGGCCCTCGGGTGAATGCAGGCGGGCGGATTGGCCAGGCGGATCTGGGTGCGCGCCTTTTGGCGTCAGACAGCCCGCATGAGGCCGCCGCGATGGCCGAGCGGCTGGATCAGCTCAATTCCGAGCGGCGTGAAATCGAGGCCACCGTGCGCGCCGCTGCTATGGCGCAGGCCGAGACGCGCGGGTTGGATGCGCCACTGGTCTGGGCCGCCGGTGAGGGCTGGCATCCCGGCGTCGTGGGGATCGTGGCGAGCCGCCTGAAGGAAGCCACCAACCGGCCCGCCGTGGTGATCGGACTGGACGGCGACGAAGGCAAAGGCTCGGGCCGGTCCATCAGCGGCGTCGATCTGGGGGCGTCGGTGCAGCGTCTGGCGGCCGAGGGGCTGTTGCTGAAAGGCGGCGGGCACCGGATGGCCGCCGGGCTGACCGTGGCGCGCGACCGGCTGGAGGAAGCGATGGCGCGGCTGGCAGAGCTTCTTGCGCGGCAAGGCGCAGGCGACGCCGGACCTCAGGACATGCGGCTTGACGGGCTGCTGATGCCCGGGGCCGCAAGCGTCGAACTGGTAGAGCAGATCGAGGCGGCGGGCCCCTTCGGCGCGGGCGCTCCGGGGCCGCGCTATGCCTTTGCCGATATGGCAATCAGCTTTGCCAAGCGGGTGGGTGAGAGCCACCTCAAGCTGCGCTTCGGAGACGGGCTCGGCCCTCAGCTCAATGCGATCTGCTTCGGGGCGTATGACACGCCGCTCGGGGCGGTGTTAGAGGGCCATGGCGGCGCACGGTTCCACCTTGCGGGGCGGATCGAGATCAACAGCTGGCAGGGCCGACGCAGCATTCAGCTACGCCTTGAGGATGCCGCTGCCGCAGCGTGA
- the glpX gene encoding class II fructose-bisphosphatase, translating to MTSHTSFDDHMLSLALARVAEEAAIACFGMIGRGDEKAADQAAVNAMREQLNLLNIKGVVVIGEGERDEAPMLYIGEEVGSGDGPGVDIALDPLEGTTLTAKAMPNALTVISMAPRGTMLHAPDVYMDKLAIGPGYPTDVVSLEMSPAERVKALAKAKKVKPEEITVCILERPRHEEMIAEVRATGAAIHLISDGDVAGVMHCAEADVTGIDMYMGSGGAPEGVLAAGALKCLGGQIWGRLLFRNDDERGRAAKAGITDLDRVYARDDMVQDDVIFAATGVTKGSILNGLRREGDAVLTETLLLRSKTGERRRVACRHPKR from the coding sequence ATGACCTCGCACACCTCCTTTGACGACCATATGCTTTCCCTGGCGCTGGCCCGCGTGGCCGAAGAAGCCGCGATTGCCTGCTTTGGCATGATCGGGCGCGGCGATGAAAAGGCCGCCGATCAGGCTGCCGTCAATGCCATGCGCGAGCAGTTGAACCTGCTGAACATCAAGGGCGTGGTGGTCATCGGCGAAGGCGAGCGTGACGAGGCCCCGATGCTTTACATCGGTGAAGAAGTGGGCAGCGGCGACGGGCCGGGCGTCGATATCGCGCTTGATCCGCTGGAGGGCACGACACTCACCGCGAAGGCCATGCCCAACGCGCTGACTGTCATTTCAATGGCGCCACGCGGCACCATGCTGCATGCACCGGATGTCTACATGGACAAGCTGGCCATCGGGCCGGGCTATCCGACCGATGTCGTCTCGCTCGAGATGTCGCCTGCTGAGCGGGTCAAGGCACTGGCCAAGGCCAAGAAGGTCAAACCGGAGGAGATCACCGTCTGCATCCTGGAACGTCCGCGCCACGAAGAGATGATTGCCGAGGTGCGCGCCACCGGTGCGGCCATTCACCTGATCAGCGATGGCGATGTGGCCGGTGTGATGCATTGCGCCGAGGCGGATGTGACCGGCATCGACATGTATATGGGCTCGGGCGGTGCGCCCGAGGGGGTTCTGGCCGCAGGTGCGCTGAAATGCCTGGGCGGGCAGATCTGGGGCCGCCTGCTGTTCCGTAATGATGACGAACGCGGCCGGGCCGCCAAGGCGGGCATCACCGATCTGGACCGGGTTTATGCCCGTGACGACATGGTGCAGGACGACGTGATCTTTGCCGCCACCGGTGTGACCAAGGGCTCGATCCTGAACGGGCTGCGGCGCGAAGGCGATGCGGTGCTGACCGAAACGCTTCTTCTGCGCTCCAAGACCGGCGAGCGCCGCCGCGTGGCCTGTCGTCATCCAAAGCGGTGA